CAGCTCCCGCAGTGATGCAGACAGTGTCTATGGTGGTCCATGTGGTGGCTGGGGGAGAGTATTGGCAGAGTGTCTGTTTGGTTTGATGTTGCTCTTGGTAGAAGTGTGTACGCTATGACTTGGGGTGCTGGTGCTGATGGTGACAAGCTTTACAGGGGAGGCATTTAGGACGATGCCAGAGTTGATATTGGGGGAAGGACTGGCGCTTTTGGTTTTGGAAAGAACAGTGAACATATAGTTTCTTTGTGTCACAAAAGTAGGATTCCTTTCCATTCTTAGCATTTCTATAATGTCTTCATCAGGTATGTGGGGTATTTCATTTCGCAGGTAGCTTTTTATCAGTTGAATCACTTTTGGTCCAAGGCAGCATTTCTTGTTCTTGCAAGTATGTATTTCTCTTTCATCTTTGTGGCAGCTGTCTCTGCATTtcccaaaatcaaacaaacatttTCTCAATCTCAAAAATTCtgcagaaggaagagagaaagccaCTGGGCTATGGTTAATAATTAGAGATGATGTTAGAACTTGTGGAAGGAGAGGAGTAGAATAGGAAAATttgttaggactggagagatggcttagcagttaagatgcttgcttgcaaagcctaaggacctatgtttgatctctttctcCAAgtcccagacacacaaaggtgaggcaagcacaacgtcgcacatgcccactaggtggcgcaagtgtctggagtatgactgtagtggctgagggCCAATTCTCTTATGTctcctctctccagctctatcaaaaaaaaaaaaaaaagggctggagagatggcttagcggttaagtgcttgcctgtgaagcctaaggaccccggttcgaggctcggttccccaggtcccacgttagccagatgcacaagggggcgcacgcgtctggagttcgtttgcagaggctggaagccctggcgcgcctgttctctctctccctctatctgtctttctctctgtgtctgtcgctctcaaataaataaataaataaaatttaaaaaaaaaaaaaagaaaagaaaagaaaaatttaggctggagagatggcttagcgattaagcgcttgcctatgaagcctaaggtttgaggcttggttccccaggttccacgttagccagatgcacaagggggcacacgcgtctggagttcttttgcagaggctggaggccctggtgtgcccattctctctctctctatctgcctctttctctctctgctgtcgctctcaaataaataaatatttttgcattaaaaaaaatttttatttatttatttatttgagagtgacagacacagagagaaagacagatagagggagagagagagaatgggctcgccagggcttccagcctctgcaaacgaactccagacgcgtgcgcccccttgtgcatctggctaacgtgggacctggggaaccgagcctcgaaccagggtccttaggcttcacaggcaagcgcttaaccgctaagccatctctccagccctcaaataaataaataaaaataacaacaaaaaaattaaaaaaataaaatttgttagcTTTCATTTTAGTGTTTGGTGATATTGGTGGAGGCCTCTGGGAAGGCTGGGGAAGTCTTTATGTGATATGGGGGATTTAGAAAGAAATCTCTTGTTTAGTCTCTTTTTACTTgaagtgacttaaaaaaaaatcttaataggttggtattgtatatgtgtaagtagaggaatagattaatgggggtgaaaaggcccaaagtgaggtcaggggaagagattgagttaaggaaaggtggagggagggctaatcaaaatctaagaggatgcaaataaatcatatggaatcctctggtttcagacaatggtacactcaggagccatagatcattgttagaaaattttcagtgccagggatgggatacctccattgagttgctggccagggaggtccctgatgtccccaaaacattataggcctttgccaaggcccttggctttccaccaggaatagatggtaagaccttatttctgaagactctacatacttgggctgcaaggccactgagaaatcctgctggaactgagctgataacctcctccatgtagaccagctgatagaaagctggaagaagccattctacatgtagttcaatgggagaaagagataccaccagtgaagatactcaacagtggacactgcaaaccttataattggccagccaggccaaatgagccaaagggtacaatagtggc
Above is a window of Jaculus jaculus isolate mJacJac1 chromosome 8, mJacJac1.mat.Y.cur, whole genome shotgun sequence DNA encoding:
- the Defb129 gene encoding beta-defensin 129, with translation MKLLFPIFASLMLQYQVNAEFLRLRKCLFDFGKCRDSCHKDEREIHTCKNKKCCLGPKVIQLIKSYLRNEIPHIPDEDIIEMLRMERNPTFVTQRNYMFTVLSKTKSASPSPNINSGIVLNASPVKLVTISTSTPSHSVHTSTKSNIKPNRHSANTLPQPPHGPP